One segment of Taeniopygia guttata chromosome 17, bTaeGut7.mat, whole genome shotgun sequence DNA contains the following:
- the PSMB7 gene encoding proteasome subunit beta type-7, protein MAAVSVLRAPVGGFSFDNCARNALLEAELAQKGLRVPAPRKTGTTIAGVIFKDGVVLGADTRATEGMVVADKNCSKIHFISPNIYCCGAGTAADTEMTTQLISSNLELHSLSTGRLPRVVTANRMLKQMLFRYQGYIGAALVLGGVDVTGPHLYSIHPHGSTDKLPYVTMGSGSLAAMAVFEDKYKPDMEEEEAKQLVRDAIAAGIYNDLGSGSNIDICVISKSKLDFLRPYDVANRKGDRFGRYKCEKGTTAVLTENVVRLELEVVDETVQTMDTS, encoded by the exons ATGGCGGCCGTGTCCGTGCTGCGCGCGCCCGTCGGCGGCTTCAGCTTCGACAACTGCGCTCG GAACGCGCTGCTGGAGGCCGAGCTCGCCCAGAAGGGGCTGCGGGTGCCCGCGCCGCGCAAGACCGGCACCACCATCGCCGGCGTCATCTTCAAG gaTGGCGTCGTCCTCGGAGCGGACACCAGAGCAACCGAGGGCATGGTCGTTGCTGACAAGAACTGCTCGAAAATACACTTCATTTCTCCTAATATCTA CTGCTGCGGTGCGGGGACAGCTGCAGACACCGAGATGACAACTCAGCTGATCTCCTCCAACCTGGAGCTGCACTCCCTGTCCACGGGACGGCTCCCACGCGTGGTCACGGCCAATCGGATGCTCAAGCAGATGCTCTTCAG GTACCAGGGCTACATCGGCGCCGCGCTGGTGCTGGGGGGAGTGGATGTCACGGGCCCCCACCTGTACAGCATCCACCCCCACGGCTCGACCGACAAGCTGCCCTACGTCACCATGG GTTCTGGATCGCTCGCGGCCATGGCAGTGTTTGAAGATAAATACAAACCCGACATGGAG gaggaggaggccaaGCAGCTCGTGCGAGACGCCATCGCGGCCGGCATCTACAACGACCTGGGCTCGGGCAGCAACATCGACATCTGCGTCATCAGCAAGAGCAAGCTGGACTTCCTGCGCCCCTACGATGTGGCCAACAGGAAGGGGGACAG GTTTGGTAGGTACAAGTGTGAAAAAGGAACAACTGCTGTTCTCACAGAAAATGTGGTACGCCTGGAGCTTGAGGTGGTGGATGAGACCGTGCAAACCATGGACACATCCTGA